The following proteins come from a genomic window of Oncorhynchus mykiss isolate Arlee chromosome 19, USDA_OmykA_1.1, whole genome shotgun sequence:
- the LOC110497790 gene encoding glucosamine-6-phosphate isomerase 2 has translation MRLVILEDYDLASEWAAKYIRNRIIQFKPSADRYFTLGLPTGSTPFGCYKKLIEFHKNGDLSFKYVKTFNMDEYVGLPRAHPESYHSYMWNNFFKHIDIDPANASILDGNITDLEAECEAFEKKITQAGGIDLFVGGIGPDGHIAFNEPGSSLVSRTRVKTLAKDTIVANARFFGNDLSKVPTMALTVGVGTVMDAREVMILITGAHKAFALYKAIEEGVNHMWTVSAFQQHPRTIFVCDEDATLELRVKTVKYFKGLMHVHNRLVDPVLSIKDQ, from the exons ATGAGACTGGTGATCCTGGAGGACTATGACCTGGCCAGTGAATGGGCAGCCAAATACATCCGCAACAGAATCATCCAGTTCAAGCCCAGTGCTGACAGATACTTCACTTTAGGATTACCCACAG GAAGCACTCCTTTTGGCTGTTACAAAAAGTTGATAGAGTTTCACAAGAATGGGGACCTCTCTTTTAAATATGTGAAGACCTTCAACATGGATGAGTATGTGG GCCTGCCCCGGGCCCACCCAGAGAGCTACCACTCCTACATGTGGAACAACTTCTTCAAGCACATTGACATCGATCCAGCTAATGCCAGTATCCTGGATGGCAATATCACTGACCTGGAAGCAGAGTGTGAGGCCTTTGAGAAGAAGATCACCCAGGCTGGGGGAATCGACTTGTTTGTGGGAG GTATCGGACCAGACGGCCACATTGCCTTCAATGAGCCAGGCTCCAGTCTAGTCTCCAGGACCAGAGTGAAGACTTTAGCAAAGGACACCATCGTGGCCAATGCCCGTTTCTTTGGCAACGACCTGTCAAAGGTCCCCACCATGGCCTTGACTGTGGGTGTGGGGACAGTCATGGATGCCCGAGAG GTTATGATTCTTATCACTGGAGCCCACAAAGCCTTTGCCCTGTACAAAGCAATAGAGGAGGGGGTCAACCACATGTGGACCGTCTCAGCCTTCCAGCAGCACCCACGCACCATCTTTGTGTGTGACGAGGACGCCACACTGGAGCTCAGAGTCAAAACAGTCAAGTACTTCAAAG GTTTGATGCATGTTCACAACCGACTGGTGGACCCAGTACTCAGCATAAAGGACCAATAA